Proteins co-encoded in one Aethina tumida isolate Nest 87 chromosome 7, icAetTumi1.1, whole genome shotgun sequence genomic window:
- the LOC109599924 gene encoding 2-oxo-4-hydroxy-4-carboxy-5-ureidoimidazoline decarboxylase: MILSKLLSIDEVNGLISEHFIKIFGNVVQNSTATAIGILKYRPFGNVKDLQNAIEVYLDSLKTVDKEKILQDHPDMVSKLTDLSRLMLEYEVEIEGIYEVNRPSVAEKMHLKELNRKYIKKFGFPFISFGKENFFDVFTDIEKRIDNNKEEEILTAIKEIKKICRLRVLEIVQ; this comes from the exons ATGATACTAAGCAAACTATTGTCTATCGATGAAGTGAACGGCTTGATCAGCGAGCACTTCATCAAGATTTTCGGCAATGTCGTGCAAAATTCTACGGCAACTGCTATAGGGATTTTGAAGTACAGACCTTTTGGAAACGTCAAGGATTTGCAGAATGCCATCGAAGTTTATTTGGATTCGTTGAAGACTGTTG ATAAGGAGAAGATTCTCCAAGACCATCCAGATATGGTATCAAAACTTACCGATCTTAGCCGTTTGATGCTCGAATATGAAGTGGAGATCGAAGGTATCTACGAAGTGAATCGTCCAAGCGTTGCTGAAAAGATGCATTTGAAAGAACTCAACaggaaatacattaaaaagtttggATTTCCTTTTATCAGCTTTGGAAAGGAAAATTTCTTCGATGTTTTCACGGATATTGAAAAAAGGATTGATAATAACAAAGAAGAGGAAATCTTAACAGCcatcaaagaaattaaaaagatttgcAGATTGAGAGTTTTGgaaattgttcaataa
- the LOC109599919 gene encoding homeobox protein CHOX-CAD isoform X2, producing MSMVSYYGTGMYTHQQPVAGAQSHFQSNVPMAWYPGYHQSPQMTPTGQYPSCLEEQQMWHSHPAPSHPAVFKHDYQDYVPNPAIATGGHLEPETQFPSPPITVSGSEMSSPGAGGNMSPQGGQMTRPVQARSPYEWIKKNNYQQQPQPGKTRTKDKYRVVYTDHQRIELEKEFTFNNKYITIRRKSELAANLGLSERQIKIWFQNRRAKERKQNKKRNEEKHQIDAINTTPQYQPNLMTQHPAMHQMDMTNSRLPMMQNQQLMEKYNQMKLENLEAERDQMG from the exons ATGTCAATGGTATCGTATTACGGCACAGGGATGTACACGCACCAGCAGCCCGTGGCCGGCGCCCAGTCGCACTTCCAGAGCAACGTACCGATGGCGTGGTACCCGGGCTACCACCAATCGCCCCAGATGACGCCGACCGGACAGTATCCCTCCTGTTTGGAGGAGCAGCAAATGTGGCATTCGCACCCCGCACCGTCGCATCCGGCCGTCTTCAAGCACGACTATCAGGACTATGTGCCGAATCCGGCGATCGCGACCGGCGGACACCTGGAGCCGGAGACGCAGTTCCCGTCGCCGCCGATCACGGTGTCGGGCAGCGAGATGTCGTCGCCCGGCGCCGGCGGCAACATGTCGCCCCAGGGCGGTCAGATGACCAGACCGGTGCAGGCGAGGAGCCCCTACGAGTGGATCAAGAAGAACAATTATCAACAGCAACCCCAACCCG GCAAAACCCGCACAAAGGACAAGTACCGAGTTGTATACACCGATCACCAGAGGATCGAGCTGGAGAAGGAGTTCACGTTCAACAACAAATACATAACGATCAGAAGAAAATCGGAGCTGGCCGCCAATCTGGGCCTGTCGGAACGACAAATCAAAATCTGGTTCCAAAACCGGAGGGCAAAAGAAAGAAAGCAAAACAAGAAGAGGAACGAAGAAAAGCATCAGATCGACGCCATCAACACGACGCCACAGTACCAACCCAACCTAATGACCCAGCATCCCGCCATGCATCAGATGGACATGACGAATAGCAGGCTGCCTATGATGCAGAATCAGCAGCTGATGGAGAAATACAACCAGATGAAGCTGGAGAACCTCGAAGCTGAACGTGATCAAATGGGTTAA
- the LOC109599919 gene encoding homeobox protein CHOX-CAD isoform X1 has translation MSMVSYYGTGMYTHQQPVAGAQSHFQSNVPMAWYPGYHQSPQMTPTGQYPSCLEEQQMWHSHPAPSHPAVFKHDYQDYVPNPAIATGGHLEPETQFPSPPITVSGSEMSSPGAGGNMSPQGGQMTRPVQARSPYEWIKKNNYQQQPQPELDNLIDSEYSTSVAGKTRTKDKYRVVYTDHQRIELEKEFTFNNKYITIRRKSELAANLGLSERQIKIWFQNRRAKERKQNKKRNEEKHQIDAINTTPQYQPNLMTQHPAMHQMDMTNSRLPMMQNQQLMEKYNQMKLENLEAERDQMG, from the exons ATGTCAATGGTATCGTATTACGGCACAGGGATGTACACGCACCAGCAGCCCGTGGCCGGCGCCCAGTCGCACTTCCAGAGCAACGTACCGATGGCGTGGTACCCGGGCTACCACCAATCGCCCCAGATGACGCCGACCGGACAGTATCCCTCCTGTTTGGAGGAGCAGCAAATGTGGCATTCGCACCCCGCACCGTCGCATCCGGCCGTCTTCAAGCACGACTATCAGGACTATGTGCCGAATCCGGCGATCGCGACCGGCGGACACCTGGAGCCGGAGACGCAGTTCCCGTCGCCGCCGATCACGGTGTCGGGCAGCGAGATGTCGTCGCCCGGCGCCGGCGGCAACATGTCGCCCCAGGGCGGTCAGATGACCAGACCGGTGCAGGCGAGGAGCCCCTACGAGTGGATCAAGAAGAACAATTATCAACAGCAACCCCAACCCG AGTTAGATAACCTTATTGATTCTGAATATTCCACATCGGTTGCTG GCAAAACCCGCACAAAGGACAAGTACCGAGTTGTATACACCGATCACCAGAGGATCGAGCTGGAGAAGGAGTTCACGTTCAACAACAAATACATAACGATCAGAAGAAAATCGGAGCTGGCCGCCAATCTGGGCCTGTCGGAACGACAAATCAAAATCTGGTTCCAAAACCGGAGGGCAAAAGAAAGAAAGCAAAACAAGAAGAGGAACGAAGAAAAGCATCAGATCGACGCCATCAACACGACGCCACAGTACCAACCCAACCTAATGACCCAGCATCCCGCCATGCATCAGATGGACATGACGAATAGCAGGCTGCCTATGATGCAGAATCAGCAGCTGATGGAGAAATACAACCAGATGAAGCTGGAGAACCTCGAAGCTGAACGTGATCAAATGGGTTAA